The sequence below is a genomic window from Armatimonadota bacterium.
AACCAGGTTGATATCATGATAGCCACCCTGCGAATCGTAGATTCGCACCGAGGAAGTTGCTGTGTCAGTAGCAACCGCGTTGGCGTTCAAGTTGCCTGCAAACGTGGCGTTGGTCGTCTGCTGAACCGAGTTCAGCGAGCTCGGGATCGATACGTAACTCGTCGGAGACATCGCTTCGGTGGTGTCGATGGCACCGGCCGAAGACCCCTGCCATCCCAAAACGCGCTCACCGGTAGCCGACGAAACGAGATAACCCTGGGTATCGACCTGGAATGAACCGTCCCGGGTAAAGGCCATGCGCTGAGAGTTCGACGTGATGAAGTAGCCGTTGCCCTGAATCGCAAGGTCCGTCGTCTTGTTTGTCTGGTTAAGAGCGCCCTGGGTGTCGTTAACGTCGGTCGAAGTGACCGACACGCCCAGACCGTACTGGATGGGGTTGACGCCACCTCGGCTGGCCGTAGCGCCCGAAGCGCTTCGAACCGTCTGCGACATCATCTCCGCGAAACTGACTCGCGAACTCTTAAACGCGGTGGTATTGACGTTGGCGAGGTTATCGCCGATGACGTTCATTCTCGATTGTTGCGCCTTGATCGATGCGACGCCCGACAGCATTGCTTGTAGCATGTTTAATTAATCCCTTGTTGCTTGGTCCGTGTGAATTTGAAAGGAATGATCGATTCTTTTCGTGGCTTCCCGAGAGATTAATCTTGAGTCCAGCCTTGATCCACTAAATTGTTAGGTCGGTCAAATATCGATTTTCTATAGGTCAAACGACCACAGCGCTATCAATATTTGTAAAAACGTTATCTTTGAGGCTGTCCTTATCGACTGCCGTGATGACGGTACGGTTCTTAATGCTGACGACGAGTGCGGCATTATCGACCAAAACCAGCGATTCTTTCGCTCCTTTGGCCGCCGCTTTATCGACGCCCTGCATCACTCGGTCCCACGCCGATGCATCCAGCTCGATGTTCCGACTTTGAAGCCGGGTTTGAGCGTGGCTGCTCACCTTCAGACGATCCTGCAGAATGGACTTGAATTCGCTCAGATCGGAGACGTTTCCGCCAACCTGTGGCGTCGGCTGATTGTTCAGCAGATCCGATATTCGCGCATTCTGAATCTTGTCCATGGTCCTCTCCTAGCTGATGGTTTGAATCCCGCCGACCGGTAGCTGAAGCTTCGTCCCGGAAGAAGTCGTGATCTCTGCCATGATGGTACCATTCGACGTTGTAATCGAGGTCACATCGCCCTCCATCGGCGTCGTCCCGTTTGATCCTGCGATATGCTTGCCGATCAGGTACGAGTAGTCCGCCGGGATGTAGCTCTGGCCCGCCGCATCCGATGAATACACCTGCTGAACCGAGTCCATCGATACCGATGTCTCCGTGCCATCCAGCTTCTTCACCGTCAGCTTATACGCGCCGTTGGAGAGCGTAACACCCGTTACCGTTCCCGCAATGATCTGATCGCCGGAAGCCGAGGACGTATCCACCGCCCCGATCTGCTTTCCGATGAGGCTTTGCGCCTGCGTAAGGTCACCTTGCTTCTGCAAAGCCTGGAGTCCCTGCACTTGGCCAAGTTGCGAAATCTGCGCAAAATACTCGCTATCGCTAGTTGGATCAAGTGGATTCTGGTTAGACATCTGAACGGTTAACAAATGGATAAAAGTATCCATGTTAAGCTCAGACCTAGGTGCTGATTTAGTCGATACGTAATAAGCATTAGGATCGACACTTGAAACTAATGTTCCCATAGTTTATATCTCCAGATCTAAAAGTGTAGTCGATGCACGTCTCGGCTCGGGTTTCGTCTCCGCCGACGACTCTTGCGTGCCATTTTGTGCCATTCGGTGGTTCACCGCGGCATATCGTGGCTGCTGCTGTTGCTGCTGAGAATTCTGAGATTGCGCCTGCGAGAACTGCTGACCCATGTTCATGGTGTCCGCGCTCGCACTCCGAACCTCGACCTTAACTTGGCCGACGCTTCGGTCAGCCAATGCACCTGCCAAGTCGTTTCGCGACTCGTGCAGAGCCTGGCGAAGCGGCTCGTTCGACGCGCTCAAGGTTGCGGTCAAGCCCTCGACATCCTTTCGGATATTGACGACCACGCTCCCCAGATCGGGCGGCTGCATCTCAACACGAACCTCGTTGCGAACGCTGTTCGCGCTCAGCTCTTCAATTCGCTTGGTCAACGTTTCCACGACTCGCTGTCGCTCAGCCGTAGTCAACTGAGGTCCATTGCTGGGAGTCTGAACTGGCGTCGCATCTGCCGTCTTGGTCGGAGCCGGAGCATCCTTGGCCGCCATCACCTGAACATCCGATTGAGCATCCTTCTGAGCGTCTGACTTGGAATCGCTGTCGCCCTTGCCCTGGCCTAGTTGATTAGAAACCTCGGCCTCGGCCTTTGCGTCGCCCAAGGTCACTTCGGCTTTGCCAGCCTTGATGCCCTTCGACTCCAGCTTCTCGTCGATCTTAACTCCGTCGGCCTTCTTCACGTCGCCCTTATCAAGCGACGCTGCCTTGCCGATCGTCTGAGCGACCGGCGCAACGGAGACAACCGGAGCCGCCGTAGCTTCGGTCAAAGCCGCATTGGAAGTCGTCTGAATCGACGTGATGTTCAGCGGAGTCTCAACCTTCTCGGCCGGCATTGGGCCGGTCGGAGCCGTCTTTGCCGTCCCACGCGAGTCGACCGGCATCGGCGAAGAGCCGTTGATCACGGCGCTCTTCGGGTTAGCC
It includes:
- a CDS encoding flagellar protein, with product MDKIQNARISDLLNNQPTPQVGGNVSDLSEFKSILQDRLKVSSHAQTRLQSRNIELDASAWDRVMQGVDKAAAKGAKESLVLVDNAALVVSIKNRTVITAVDKDSLKDNVFTNIDSAVVV